In Streptomyces nojiriensis, one genomic interval encodes:
- a CDS encoding RibD family protein: MPRPYVLLSVATSVDGYIDDTSTARLLLSNSEDFDRVDQVRAESDAILIGAGTMRSDNPRLLVNSEERRAARVAAGKPAYPLKVTISASGDLDADLKFWHHGGEKLAYTTDVGEEKLRERLAGLADVVSTGPAIDFGALLDDLGARGIERLMVEGGGQIHTGFLSQGLADEIHLAIAPLVVGDPSAPRFLNPATYPGGSTRRMHLAEASTIGDVALLRYLPKQEGSA; this comes from the coding sequence ATGCCCCGCCCGTACGTCCTGCTGAGCGTGGCCACATCCGTGGACGGCTACATCGATGACACCAGCACCGCACGCCTTCTGCTGAGCAACAGCGAGGACTTCGACCGGGTGGACCAGGTGCGTGCCGAGTCGGACGCCATCCTGATCGGCGCCGGCACGATGCGGTCCGACAACCCCCGCCTGTTGGTGAACAGCGAGGAGCGGCGCGCGGCGCGGGTGGCCGCAGGAAAGCCCGCCTACCCGCTCAAGGTCACCATCTCCGCGAGCGGAGACTTGGATGCCGACCTGAAGTTCTGGCACCACGGCGGAGAGAAGCTCGCATACACCACGGACGTGGGCGAGGAGAAGCTCCGCGAGCGGCTGGCTGGCCTGGCGGACGTGGTCTCCACGGGCCCGGCCATCGACTTCGGCGCCCTCCTGGACGACCTCGGAGCCCGCGGCATAGAGCGGCTGATGGTGGAGGGCGGTGGACAGATCCACACGGGCTTCCTCTCACAGGGCCTGGCCGACGAGATCCACCTCGCCATCGCCCCCCTGGTCGTCGGCGACCCGAGCGCCCCTCGCTTCCTGAACCCCGCCACCTACCCCGGCGGATCCACCCGCCGAATGCACCTCGCCGAGGCCAGCACCATCGGTGACGTGGCCCTACTCCGCTACCTGCCCAAGCAGGAGGGCTCCGCATGA
- a CDS encoding XdhC family protein — MRELVETARRWVAEGRAGYLARPVTEQGFGPRDPAGAVLIDTRGECVGTLYRGVFDAELAAEVAALPAGVTARVCEVSVRASEAVAARLTCGGQAEVLLQPLSAIPAQWWELLGDGVGVALVTRLNEAADQAASEVVRATDAPGDDAGRRAGELLATRRAGRDALYAESGLVLVEAFPSAPYVVIGGGGELADIIERQALLLGWEAVLVTGPEEADKVLEARRDAACLVMLSHEESFDVPTLRVALTREVPYVGALGSRKTTARRREGLLAAGVTEAQLARVHGPIGLDLGARTPAETALAICAEILGELGRRKAAGALRDADGPINS, encoded by the coding sequence ATGCGTGAGCTGGTGGAGACGGCGCGGCGGTGGGTGGCCGAGGGGCGGGCCGGGTATCTGGCCCGGCCCGTGACCGAGCAGGGGTTCGGGCCGCGGGATCCGGCCGGTGCCGTGCTCATCGACACGCGGGGGGAGTGTGTCGGCACGCTCTACCGCGGGGTCTTCGACGCCGAGCTCGCCGCCGAGGTCGCGGCCCTGCCGGCCGGGGTCACGGCGCGGGTGTGCGAGGTGTCCGTACGGGCCTCCGAGGCCGTGGCCGCGAGGCTGACCTGCGGCGGGCAGGCCGAGGTGCTGCTGCAGCCGCTGTCGGCGATCCCGGCGCAGTGGTGGGAGCTGCTCGGCGACGGGGTCGGGGTGGCGTTGGTGACCCGGCTGAACGAGGCCGCGGACCAGGCCGCCAGTGAGGTCGTACGGGCCACGGACGCGCCCGGTGACGATGCCGGGCGGCGGGCGGGCGAGCTGCTGGCGACCCGGCGGGCCGGGCGGGACGCGCTGTACGCGGAGTCGGGGCTGGTGCTGGTCGAGGCGTTCCCGTCGGCCCCGTACGTGGTCATCGGTGGCGGCGGTGAGCTCGCCGACATCATCGAGCGGCAGGCCTTGCTGCTGGGCTGGGAGGCCGTTCTGGTCACCGGCCCGGAGGAGGCCGACAAGGTGCTGGAGGCGCGCCGGGACGCCGCGTGCCTGGTCATGCTGAGCCATGAGGAGTCGTTCGACGTACCGACGCTACGGGTGGCCCTGACCCGGGAGGTGCCGTACGTCGGCGCGCTCGGCTCCCGCAAGACCACGGCCCGGCGGCGGGAGGGGCTGCTCGCGGCCGGGGTCACCGAGGCCCAACTGGCGCGGGTGCACGGTCCGATCGGCCTGGACCTCGGCGCCCGTACCCCGGCGGAGACCGCGCTGGCGATCTGCGCCGAGATCCTGGGGGAGCTCGGCCGGCGCAAGGCCGCCGGCGCCCTGCGGGATGCCGACGGCCCCATCAACTCCTAG
- a CDS encoding plasmid stabilization protein, with the protein MPRGSSPKRERQYEHIKEGLERRGEPEEKAKEIAARTVNKERARAGESRTASKESVEDISSSRRGGLHSHSGAQGPTYEQLYAEARRRNIHGRSDMNKTQLKRALGQ; encoded by the coding sequence ATGCCCCGCGGATCTTCCCCGAAGCGCGAACGGCAGTACGAGCACATCAAGGAAGGCCTGGAGCGGCGCGGCGAGCCCGAGGAGAAGGCGAAGGAGATCGCCGCCCGGACGGTGAACAAGGAACGCGCCCGGGCCGGCGAATCCCGGACCGCGAGCAAGGAATCCGTGGAGGACATCTCCTCGTCGCGGCGCGGGGGCCTGCACTCCCACTCGGGCGCGCAGGGCCCCACGTACGAACAGCTCTACGCCGAGGCCCGGCGCCGCAACATCCACGGCCGCTCGGACATGAACAAGACACAGCTCAAACGGGCCCTGGGGCAGTGA
- the ligD gene encoding non-homologous end-joining DNA ligase, whose translation MTPITMVEGRRIALSNLDKVIYPETGFTKGEVLHYYATVAGPLLAHIHDRPVSFLRYPDGPDGQLFFTKNPPPGTPDWVRTTPVPRSEDLSAAQVVVADMATLMWSANLVVEFHTPQWTADHPALADRMVLDLDPGPPATVVECCTAALWLRERLAADGLDAYAKTSGSKGMHLAVPLEPTPSARVSAYAKQLAQEAERELPDLVVHRMAKALRPGKVFVDHSQNAAAKTTAAPYTLRARARPAVSAPVSWAEVETCRTAAGLVFLADDIAPRLARDGDLFGPLTDPARARPLPGTRP comes from the coding sequence ATGACGCCGATCACCATGGTGGAGGGCCGTCGCATCGCGCTCAGCAATCTCGACAAGGTCATCTACCCGGAGACCGGCTTCACCAAGGGCGAGGTGCTGCACTACTACGCCACCGTCGCGGGCCCGCTGCTCGCCCACATCCACGACCGGCCCGTGTCCTTCCTGCGCTATCCCGACGGACCGGACGGGCAGCTCTTCTTCACCAAGAACCCGCCGCCCGGCACACCCGACTGGGTGAGGACCACCCCCGTGCCGCGCTCCGAGGACCTCTCCGCCGCCCAGGTGGTCGTCGCCGACATGGCCACCCTCATGTGGTCCGCCAACCTCGTCGTGGAGTTCCACACCCCCCAGTGGACCGCCGACCACCCCGCCCTCGCCGACCGGATGGTCCTCGACCTCGACCCCGGCCCGCCCGCCACCGTCGTCGAGTGCTGCACCGCCGCGCTCTGGCTGCGCGAGCGGCTCGCCGCCGACGGCCTGGACGCCTACGCCAAGACCTCCGGCTCCAAGGGCATGCACCTGGCCGTGCCGCTGGAGCCGACCCCGTCCGCGCGGGTGTCCGCGTACGCGAAGCAGCTCGCCCAGGAGGCCGAGCGCGAGCTCCCCGACCTGGTCGTCCACCGCATGGCCAAGGCGCTGCGCCCCGGCAAGGTCTTCGTCGACCACAGCCAGAACGCCGCCGCCAAGACGACCGCGGCCCCCTACACCCTGCGCGCGCGGGCCCGGCCGGCCGTGTCCGCGCCCGTCTCCTGGGCGGAGGTCGAAACCTGCCGGACCGCCGCCGGGCTCGTCTTCCTCGCCGACGACATCGCCCCGAGGCTGGCCCGCGACGGAGACCTCTTCGGCCCGCTGACCGACCCCGCACGGGCCCGCCCCCTCCCCGGCACCCGCCCGTGA
- a CDS encoding HEAT repeat domain-containing protein, whose product MNRDESSDAASRNESKQVSTRGTSALSAGGDAAYNATGKGSSVQDNRTIIIVNDATTDVGVAMTAEEAIDASNVYAEQIRSAYGRLDLEALIPTTEGEHPRVELREVFVPPMLRADPPRVELPVELHRRLVDCGELSDQKDDATLLPGVDREMWEQARQAYRERPAIRLLETLASAGSDRVVLLGDPGAGKSTLARYLALVLTSQILTGPLQSLSGLLPVVIELRRYADADWRERSFEDFLDYVHVHEGHAPAPALLRRCLTSGLALVVFDGLDELFDPRVRDDVTRRISGFAARYPNIRVVVTSRVIGYNRHALDAAGFRHYMLQSLDDAQIFEFTARWYEAVCPADKYEAERLRIRLGDAINRSRPVRELAGNPLLLTILAIIARRQRLPRDRAGVYQHAVNVLIAHWDEDAKHLDLASDIRAIADLDDRDRREMLERLARHMQSGEGGIAGNHVLTEDVEQVFTDYLRETLQLDMAPARKVSRAMVRQFRERNFILSLYGSQVYGFVHRAFLEYLAASDIVRRYEQRDLSDEDLLDGIFMRHAPDPAWHEVLLLIVGQLGEKVAASAIDRILASKSKIVAPSAVLALRALAEVRRVGALEDQSIKTAQALTRHWEIHHVVRPSVEADTETSLNSLGPQWAGSRHIRRWLLATAGGIRSSAVAYDLFEDVDVLLAIASGSGQPAARINVLPRLGQKWPHEEKVFRFIQNAALQDADTGVRSVALEVLAEHWPEESAVRELVQWCATEDPHRDVRSDALDTLADHWPKESAVRELVQRCATEDPDDYVRRWAFVTLARNWPEEPAVRELVQSCVMEDPSHQVRSEALALLADQWRGDPAVRETVQRRATEDASEDVRSRALASLGQHWADDRAVRELIQRCAIEDPHQQVRSDALDAFADHWSDDPAVREFVQLRATEDPHEHVRNWALAKLGDHWTDDPAIREFVQRRAIEDSHAEVRSRALSTLAACWPEDQVGRELIQCCATDDPHEDTRVDSLSILAHFWTDNPDVREFVERRAIADPSEHVRSSALGALANYWTDDPAARELVQHRATEDPHELVRSRTLVTLSHYWTEKPIVDKLVRDLHARACRDSSDSARDFFMAHLVNESFPAVRIVAAQVLGSLWSADPLSVAALRAQEENEPDRKAREVIAQAVAMAEAYAPLRGRLW is encoded by the coding sequence TTGAACCGTGACGAATCTTCGGACGCGGCAAGCAGAAATGAATCTAAGCAGGTAAGCACACGTGGAACCAGTGCTCTAAGTGCAGGCGGCGACGCTGCCTATAACGCCACTGGCAAGGGTAGTAGCGTTCAAGATAACCGCACGATTATCATCGTCAACGATGCCACAACTGATGTCGGTGTGGCGATGACAGCGGAAGAAGCAATTGATGCATCGAACGTTTACGCCGAACAGATTCGTTCCGCTTACGGGCGGCTCGATCTAGAAGCGCTCATACCGACGACCGAGGGTGAGCATCCTCGGGTGGAACTGCGCGAGGTCTTCGTACCGCCAATGCTCCGCGCTGATCCCCCACGCGTGGAGCTGCCCGTGGAGCTGCACCGCCGGTTGGTGGATTGTGGTGAGCTCTCGGACCAGAAAGACGATGCGACACTGCTACCCGGTGTCGATCGGGAAATGTGGGAACAGGCTCGCCAAGCCTACCGGGAGCGGCCTGCAATTCGGTTGCTGGAAACTCTTGCATCCGCAGGATCTGACCGTGTTGTTCTCCTTGGTGACCCAGGTGCAGGAAAATCAACTCTCGCTCGCTACCTGGCTCTAGTGCTCACGTCTCAGATTCTTACGGGGCCGCTTCAGTCGCTATCTGGGTTGCTGCCAGTAGTGATTGAGCTGCGTCGATACGCAGACGCAGACTGGAGGGAAAGATCTTTCGAAGATTTTCTGGATTATGTACATGTGCACGAGGGGCATGCTCCAGCGCCAGCCTTGCTGCGCCGCTGTCTGACCAGCGGCTTGGCCTTGGTGGTTTTCGACGGCCTAGATGAGCTATTCGACCCCCGCGTCCGGGATGACGTTACGCGCCGAATTTCTGGATTCGCTGCTCGCTATCCAAATATTCGGGTTGTAGTGACCTCTCGAGTAATTGGCTACAACCGGCACGCTTTGGATGCGGCGGGGTTCCGTCATTACATGCTCCAGAGTCTTGATGACGCTCAGATCTTTGAATTTACGGCACGCTGGTATGAGGCGGTCTGTCCGGCCGATAAGTATGAAGCTGAAAGGCTTCGAATCCGCCTCGGTGACGCGATCAATCGCTCGCGGCCAGTGCGTGAATTGGCAGGAAATCCGCTCTTGCTGACTATTCTTGCGATTATTGCCCGTCGGCAGAGACTTCCTCGGGACCGTGCCGGAGTCTACCAGCATGCCGTCAACGTGCTTATAGCCCATTGGGACGAAGATGCGAAGCATCTTGACCTGGCTTCGGACATTCGCGCTATTGCTGACCTCGATGACCGCGATCGTCGAGAAATGCTCGAACGCCTCGCTCGGCACATGCAAAGCGGAGAGGGCGGTATTGCTGGCAATCACGTGCTGACCGAAGATGTGGAGCAAGTCTTCACCGATTATCTTCGTGAAACACTCCAGCTTGATATGGCGCCTGCCAGAAAAGTTAGCCGCGCCATGGTGAGACAATTCCGTGAACGGAATTTCATTCTAAGTCTCTACGGAAGTCAGGTGTACGGATTCGTTCACAGGGCTTTCCTGGAATATCTGGCGGCTTCCGATATTGTTCGACGGTACGAACAGCGTGACTTGAGCGACGAAGATCTTCTGGATGGCATCTTCATGCGGCACGCCCCTGACCCTGCATGGCATGAAGTTTTGTTGCTGATTGTGGGACAATTGGGTGAGAAAGTTGCTGCATCAGCGATCGATAGGATCCTCGCCTCCAAGAGTAAAATCGTGGCGCCGTCCGCCGTTCTCGCGCTGCGTGCACTGGCGGAAGTACGCCGAGTGGGGGCGCTTGAAGACCAGAGTATTAAGACCGCGCAGGCTCTTACGCGTCATTGGGAGATTCATCACGTAGTTCGGCCAAGCGTCGAGGCGGATACGGAAACTTCACTCAATTCTCTTGGTCCCCAATGGGCCGGTAGTCGACATATTCGCCGCTGGCTCCTTGCGACGGCGGGTGGGATAAGGTCGTCAGCCGTCGCTTACGATTTGTTCGAAGATGTGGATGTCCTTCTGGCTATCGCATCCGGGTCTGGGCAGCCAGCTGCGCGAATAAATGTTTTGCCGCGGCTCGGGCAAAAGTGGCCGCATGAGGAAAAGGTGTTCAGATTCATCCAAAACGCCGCCCTCCAAGATGCCGATACTGGTGTCCGGAGCGTGGCCCTGGAGGTGCTTGCCGAGCACTGGCCCGAGGAGTCGGCCGTACGGGAGCTTGTGCAGTGGTGCGCGACTGAAGACCCCCATCGAGATGTACGTAGCGACGCCCTCGACACTCTTGCAGATCACTGGCCCAAGGAGTCGGCGGTGCGGGAGCTTGTACAGCGCTGCGCCACTGAAGACCCTGACGACTACGTACGGCGTTGGGCTTTCGTCACGCTAGCCAGGAACTGGCCTGAGGAGCCAGCTGTACGGGAGCTTGTGCAGTCGTGCGTCATGGAAGACCCCAGTCACCAGGTGCGCAGCGAGGCTCTGGCCTTGCTTGCTGACCAGTGGAGGGGCGACCCTGCCGTTCGGGAAACCGTCCAGCGCCGTGCCACTGAAGACGCTAGCGAGGATGTACGGAGCAGGGCGCTTGCTTCCTTGGGTCAGCATTGGGCAGATGATCGGGCGGTTCGGGAACTCATCCAGCGCTGCGCCATTGAAGACCCCCACCAACAGGTGCGCAGCGACGCCCTCGACGCGTTCGCAGACCACTGGTCCGATGACCCTGCCGTGCGAGAGTTCGTGCAGCTCCGCGCTACGGAAGACCCGCACGAGCACGTTCGGAACTGGGCATTGGCCAAGCTTGGAGACCACTGGACTGATGACCCTGCGATACGGGAGTTCGTGCAGCGGCGTGCCATTGAAGACTCTCACGCAGAAGTACGTAGCAGGGCCCTCAGCACGCTCGCCGCTTGCTGGCCCGAAGACCAGGTTGGACGCGAACTCATCCAGTGCTGCGCCACTGACGATCCCCACGAAGACACACGCGTTGACAGCTTGAGCATCCTCGCTCACTTCTGGACCGATAACCCCGATGTGCGGGAGTTCGTGGAGCGCCGAGCTATTGCAGATCCATCGGAGCATGTGCGAAGTAGTGCCCTCGGTGCGCTCGCCAACTACTGGACCGATGACCCCGCAGCGCGGGAGCTTGTGCAGCACCGTGCGACGGAAGACCCGCACGAGCTGGTACGAAGCAGAACCCTTGTAACGCTCTCCCATTACTGGACAGAAAAGCCCATTGTGGACAAGCTCGTCCGCGATCTTCACGCACGGGCTTGTCGCGACAGCTCCGACAGCGCTCGGGACTTCTTCATGGCACATCTTGTGAATGAATCGTTTCCAGCTGTGCGGATCGTCGCAGCTCAAGTACTTGGGAGCCTTTGGTCCGCTGACCCGCTGAGTGTCGCAGCGCTGCGTGCGCAGGAAGAGAATGAACCGGATCGGAAAGCCCGAGAGGTGATTGCTCAGGCGGTGGCTATGGCAGAGGCCTACGCTCCACTGCGCGGGCGGCTCTGGTAG
- a CDS encoding deaminase produces MTHADDVTWMERAIELSRKCPPAEGAFSVGAIIVSADGEELAHGYSRETDAHVHAEESALAKLTADDPRLAGATLYSTLEPCSERKSRPLTCTQLILRSPIRRVVIAWREPSLLVADCVGVETLRTKGIEVGELSDLADQARAVNAHLLT; encoded by the coding sequence ATGACGCACGCCGATGATGTGACCTGGATGGAGCGGGCCATCGAACTCTCCCGCAAGTGCCCGCCGGCCGAGGGCGCCTTCTCCGTTGGCGCCATCATCGTGAGCGCCGACGGCGAGGAGCTCGCCCACGGCTACTCCCGCGAGACGGACGCCCACGTCCACGCCGAAGAATCGGCCCTGGCCAAGCTCACCGCGGACGACCCCCGCCTGGCCGGCGCCACGCTCTACAGCACGCTGGAACCCTGCTCGGAACGCAAGTCCCGCCCTCTCACCTGCACTCAGCTGATCCTCCGCTCCCCAATCCGCCGCGTGGTCATCGCCTGGCGAGAGCCGAGCCTCCTAGTGGCCGACTGCGTAGGCGTGGAAACCCTTCGCACCAAAGGCATCGAGGTTGGTGAGCTCTCCGACCTAGCCGATCAGGCCCGCGCGGTGAACGCCCATCTGCTAACTTAG
- a CDS encoding helix-turn-helix domain-containing protein codes for MGQRPNDLTPHASPQHYLGAEMRAWRTQRGLSLGKLSRSILFNTSYMARVERGGQAASADLVRAYDDALGAGGSLVRLHASVLEGISLEGLPQGDVANRGPHVANGSVALAEKPETQAPSEEGMSVPVRSDDGRIIFVSLSRRALIGALGAGAAIAAASDLSAAASPAPRSDLIASGADPIELLQATRRVLIDNDNLFGPHRVIPTVQQQIAAIKELRANRRGTDRRKLLQLQTQYSELCGWLYQDLGDFRAAQHWMREALEASHMAGDDELTTYILARRSQLAGDMNDPIEAVDVAEAAEDRAAPRSRLAAVAATYGAHGHALRNDQLMAQRAYEHARELLAKMDPDPSSPWGVWLDGAYIDVQRAHSLAALGDHRGAAAGFRDAISRLPAGYHRDRGVYLGREAVSLARAGEAEQAASAGLQALAVAKETGSDRIARELAQLDGVLDQWHTVRGVSDFKDALTEAVLRQA; via the coding sequence GTGGGGCAGCGACCGAACGACCTGACACCGCATGCAAGCCCTCAGCACTACCTCGGCGCCGAAATGCGCGCCTGGCGCACGCAGCGGGGCTTATCGCTGGGCAAGCTCAGCCGATCGATCCTGTTCAACACCAGCTACATGGCCCGCGTTGAGCGTGGCGGGCAGGCCGCGTCGGCCGATCTGGTCCGGGCCTACGACGACGCGCTCGGCGCCGGCGGCTCGCTCGTCCGGCTGCACGCATCGGTCCTCGAAGGGATCAGCCTTGAGGGCCTCCCCCAGGGGGATGTGGCTAATCGAGGGCCCCATGTGGCCAACGGCTCTGTGGCCCTGGCTGAGAAACCGGAGACTCAGGCACCGTCGGAGGAGGGGATGTCCGTCCCCGTTCGTTCCGATGACGGAAGGATCATCTTCGTGTCACTGTCCCGAAGGGCTCTGATTGGCGCGCTTGGCGCTGGTGCCGCCATCGCTGCAGCCTCCGACCTCTCAGCAGCGGCGAGCCCTGCCCCCCGATCCGATCTCATCGCCTCCGGGGCCGACCCCATCGAGCTCCTCCAAGCCACCCGACGCGTGCTGATCGACAACGACAACCTGTTCGGTCCCCATCGGGTGATACCGACGGTTCAGCAGCAGATCGCCGCCATCAAGGAGCTGCGCGCGAATCGCCGCGGAACCGATCGCCGGAAGCTGCTCCAGCTACAGACCCAGTACTCGGAACTGTGCGGCTGGCTCTACCAAGACCTCGGGGACTTCCGCGCCGCCCAGCACTGGATGCGCGAGGCTCTGGAGGCCTCCCACATGGCAGGCGACGACGAACTGACCACGTACATCCTGGCTCGCCGCAGCCAACTCGCCGGCGACATGAACGACCCGATCGAGGCGGTGGACGTGGCCGAGGCCGCGGAGGACCGAGCCGCGCCGAGGAGTCGTCTGGCCGCAGTGGCCGCAACGTATGGGGCCCACGGTCACGCACTCCGGAATGACCAGCTCATGGCGCAGCGGGCCTACGAGCACGCGCGGGAGCTGCTCGCCAAGATGGACCCGGATCCCAGCTCGCCTTGGGGTGTCTGGCTCGATGGCGCGTACATAGACGTGCAGCGGGCGCACAGCCTTGCCGCACTCGGTGACCATCGGGGAGCGGCTGCAGGCTTCCGGGATGCCATCAGCCGACTGCCCGCCGGCTACCACCGCGACCGCGGGGTCTACCTGGGACGGGAGGCCGTTTCCCTTGCCCGCGCGGGCGAGGCCGAGCAGGCGGCCTCCGCGGGGCTGCAGGCCTTGGCCGTCGCGAAGGAGACCGGGTCTGACCGCATCGCGCGGGAGCTGGCCCAGCTCGATGGGGTACTTGATCAATGGCATACGGTCCGTGGCGTGAGCGACTTCAAGGACGCTCTGACCGAGGCAGTACTACGCCAGGCCTGA
- a CDS encoding DNA ligase produces the protein MEESSPKVVLRPPLDVMRPRPADEIPEQDSMPGGLQYSLKLDGFRALAFIPEGGRVFLQSRSGRDLTMEFPRVSAYLQQNLPPGIVLDGELCAYRDGRLNFTDLLRSRADRERSGIPVYYIAFDILAIPGTDVRGLPLWERWELLGGALGDAEPPLQRVLATLDEETAHLWYREMRAVGVEGIVAKSLSSTYQPGETWAWRKIRHSDTRDGRLLGVFGPEQRPHALLVELPDGRTVKTSPRLTGVQARQVGESVRGLLGERIEHPDHGLVTLLIEPVLVEVRETAGRHETAKFVRVRFEG, from the coding sequence ATGGAAGAGAGTTCGCCGAAGGTGGTCCTCCGGCCGCCCCTCGATGTGATGCGTCCGCGCCCGGCCGATGAGATCCCCGAGCAGGACAGCATGCCCGGGGGCCTCCAGTACTCCCTCAAACTGGATGGGTTCCGCGCACTCGCCTTCATCCCGGAGGGCGGAAGAGTGTTCTTGCAGTCACGATCCGGGAGGGACCTCACCATGGAGTTCCCCCGGGTTTCCGCATACCTGCAACAGAATCTACCGCCCGGAATCGTCCTGGACGGGGAGCTCTGCGCCTACCGGGACGGGCGACTGAACTTCACTGATCTGCTTCGGTCCCGCGCCGATCGCGAGCGGTCGGGAATCCCGGTCTACTACATCGCCTTCGACATCCTCGCCATCCCGGGGACCGACGTCAGGGGCCTGCCCCTGTGGGAACGGTGGGAGCTACTCGGTGGGGCTTTGGGCGATGCCGAGCCACCCCTCCAGCGGGTGCTGGCCACCCTGGACGAGGAGACCGCGCACCTCTGGTACCGCGAGATGAGGGCGGTGGGCGTCGAAGGGATCGTGGCGAAGTCGCTCAGTTCGACCTATCAGCCGGGGGAAACATGGGCCTGGAGGAAGATCAGGCACTCCGATACCCGGGACGGCAGACTCCTCGGCGTATTCGGTCCGGAACAGCGGCCGCACGCTCTCCTCGTGGAGCTTCCCGACGGCCGAACCGTCAAGACCTCCCCGCGTCTGACGGGAGTGCAGGCCCGGCAGGTCGGCGAATCGGTACGCGGCCTCCTGGGAGAGCGGATCGAACATCCCGACCACGGGCTCGTGACGCTTCTGATCGAGCCTGTCCTGGTCGAGGTGCGCGAGACGGCCGGTCGCCACGAGACGGCGAAGTTCGTGCGTGTCCGGTTCGAGGGATGA
- a CDS encoding holin has protein sequence MTFWKATTERVIRTFAQALAATLIAGGASLLSVPWPAALGTAGMAAVLALLTAVAAGPIGPPGPGVTEEAVRNQ, from the coding sequence GTGACCTTCTGGAAGGCCACTACAGAGCGCGTCATCCGAACCTTCGCACAGGCTCTGGCGGCCACACTCATCGCCGGGGGCGCAAGTCTGCTTTCGGTGCCTTGGCCGGCTGCACTCGGCACCGCCGGGATGGCTGCGGTGTTGGCGCTGCTCACCGCCGTCGCTGCTGGACCCATCGGTCCCCCGGGCCCGGGCGTGACCGAAGAGGCGGTCAGAAATCAATGA
- a CDS encoding winged helix-turn-helix domain-containing protein, giving the protein MTAKRHEVQMVEWTGKPAYQQVAEQLRRRIAAGEFAESRKLPSLADLQATYGVTVTVARDAIRQLKTDGLAVSHQGKGAFLTAEASDAAKLASPENAIAELRDQLARLQGEVAELRERVAELEEK; this is encoded by the coding sequence GTGACAGCGAAGAGACATGAGGTGCAGATGGTCGAGTGGACCGGCAAGCCCGCCTACCAGCAGGTGGCGGAGCAGCTGCGGCGGAGGATCGCGGCCGGCGAGTTCGCGGAGTCCCGCAAGCTCCCGTCCCTGGCAGACCTCCAGGCAACGTACGGCGTCACCGTGACCGTGGCTCGCGACGCCATCCGCCAGCTCAAGACGGACGGCCTCGCGGTCAGTCATCAGGGCAAGGGGGCGTTCCTGACCGCGGAGGCCTCCGACGCCGCGAAGCTCGCCAGCCCCGAGAACGCGATCGCAGAGCTTCGCGACCAGCTTGCTCGACTCCAGGGCGAGGTCGCCGAACTCCGCGAGCGGGTCGCGGAGCTGGAGGAGAAGTAG
- a CDS encoding DUF6479 family protein — translation MDTTLSVDATLADIAWFLVVGILVAGFLLGGFLLGKRVRAKEPPPPTPESQPHLPEGGAVYEVREERDQVEIPEGGLRPHEMQGYGNFGSTTSSHPDEVRAERESGYKLPEGPGPHPQPGAPPDAGRGAHA, via the coding sequence ATGGACACGACCCTGAGCGTGGACGCGACCCTCGCCGACATCGCATGGTTCCTGGTCGTCGGCATCCTCGTCGCCGGCTTCCTGCTGGGCGGCTTCCTGCTGGGCAAGAGGGTACGGGCGAAGGAGCCACCCCCGCCCACCCCCGAGAGCCAGCCGCACCTGCCCGAGGGTGGCGCGGTCTACGAGGTCCGCGAGGAGCGTGACCAGGTGGAGATCCCGGAGGGCGGGCTACGCCCGCACGAGATGCAGGGCTACGGGAACTTCGGCTCCACCACTTCCAGCCATCCGGACGAGGTCCGTGCGGAACGGGAGTCCGGCTACAAACTCCCGGAGGGGCCGGGACCGCATCCACAGCCGGGAGCCCCGCCGGACGCGGGGCGCGGCGCACACGCCTGA